Proteins co-encoded in one Montipora capricornis isolate CH-2021 chromosome 12, ASM3666992v2, whole genome shotgun sequence genomic window:
- the LOC138027446 gene encoding ryncolin-1-like yields MAFQLALLFTGIFVGTFAKTSVQTTKSPGISKPQCNVNNNFYAGPHCCKKIEQQLTEIKEAITALKANESGGSQDKVNKNCADVYNSGEKISGVYKIDPDGLGEFEVYCDHKTAGGGWTVFQKRQDGSVDFFRAWDAYKRGFGNLNGEFWLGLDKIHRLTVSSSNKLRVDLEDIHGNTAFAEYSSVTVASERAKYQLSLGKYSGTAGDSLGVHRGHAFSTKDRDNDDYLAGNCASGYKSGWWFEKCHYANLNGLYLNGKTDASGMTWYHWKNSNYSVKRSEMKIRPQNF; encoded by the exons ATGGCATTCCAGCTAGCTCTGCTTTTTACTGGGATTTTCGTTGGGACATTTGCCAAAACTTCTgtacaaacaacaaaaagcccTGGTATTAGTAAACCCCAGTGCAACGTGAATAACAACTTTTACGCCGGACCACACTGCTGTAAGAAGATCGAGCAGCAACTCACTGAGATCAAAGAAGCAATAACTGCGCTGAAAGCAAACGAATCTGGCGGCTCTCAAGACAAAG TCAACAAGAACTGCGCCGATGTTTACAATTCTGGCGAAAAGATCAGTGGTGTGTACAAAATCGATCCCGATGGTCTGGGAGAATTTGAAGTGTACTGTGATCACAAAACTGCCGGCGGAGGATGGacggtctttcaaaaaagacaagacgGCTCCGTAGATTTCTTCCGCGCGTGGGACGCCTACAAACGAGGCTTTGGTAATCTTAACGGAGAGTTTTGGCTTGGACTGGACAAGATTCACCGCCTGACTGtaagcagcagcaacaagcttCGCGTGGACTTGGAAGACATTCATGGAAATACAGCATTTGCCGAGTACAGTTCAGTTACAGTGGCAAGTGAGCGAGCAAAATACCAGCTGAGTTTGGGGAAATATTCAG gcACTGCAGGTGATTCCCTTGGCGTTCACCGCGGCCATGCGTTTAGCACCAAGGATCGCGATAATGATGACTATTTAGCTGGCAACTGTGCGTCAGGCTACAAAAGTGGCTGGTGGTTCGAGAAATGTCACTACGCCAACCTGAATGGTCTGTATCTTAATGGCAAGACCGATGCAAGTGGAATGACCTGGTATCATTGGAAAAATAGTAACTACTCTGTCAAGCGGTCTGAGATGAAAATACGACCACAGAACTTTTAA